DNA from Daucus carota subsp. sativus chromosome 1, DH1 v3.0, whole genome shotgun sequence:
ACGTCATCATATACACCAATAAGCTCGATTATTTTAGTTAGAACTTCTCTGCCATATTTGTGATGAGGCTCGCCTGCAATTGCCAAACTCCAGAGATAAGACATCACCAACCTATCTCTGGCAAAGGGAAGTTTCTCTCCCATGTCTAATCGACTCCACCACCTACACATCAGAAAGAGTAGGTATTTAGTTTCTATTTAATTTGCTTTTACTTgatcatataaaaacaaattcCAGAATACATACCTTGATAAATCCTTAAGCTCTTCTTGGTTCGACGCTTGCCTAATGTTGAAGTCCAACTTCGCAAATTCCAGAAGTACTGCAGGGACGACAACGTGACCACTTCTTTGATACATATCTATATTCCATTTCACGTCAAATCTGGGGATCCTCCACTGTAGTGGAAGCTCCAAAGCATGTCTCACTTGCATCTGGAGATtcaaatcattaatatttttgaggCAGTCTTTAAGTAATTTACTTGTAAAGGACCAAGCCTCCTCCATCAGGGACTCTCCTTGAATAGAAAAGTATGAGGCTTCATATAAACTTAACAGTCCCCGGACATCTGAATGAATACTTTTGTTGAAGCTCCCGTTTTCAGTAAATTTGTTGAATCCCTCTGCCCAGTTAATAGTAAATATATGTTAGTATAATTTATACTATTGAGAAACATATATAGATGAAGGCCCAATAGATCCTtgtgtaattaatataatttgaactaaattttcttgaaagaTCTTACCCGGGGATATATAATGCCCATGTTGTCTTAGAAGCCTAAATTCAAGAGCAGTTGCATGCAAATCCTTTTCCCAAGTCTCAGCATTCTGATGAATGCTCTTCAATGCACGGTTGATTTCATCACGATAATGATAATCTACCCCAACTCTCTGCAACTGATCAATGAGCTCAAGCTGCTCCAACGGCCCGGCCACATTATTAAATATCATCCTCACCTCTTCCTTCAATTCAGAAGCTCGTGCATCGACAGCTTCACCCTGTTTAGATTTTTTGTGACTTTCATTGAGTACATATATAATGACACCAGTAATAATATGACATAAACAGACAAATAAATTACCTTGAATTCAGTTTTCATAGACTGGAGGAAATTGTTGTCATACAGACAAGGTTTGTAGTTTGCTGATCGCCTGACAATAGGCTCTGCTGGAACAGGAAGCTTAGTTGTTTCAGCGGCAGATGTGATAACAGACTTGCAGGCTGTCGCAGCTTTGGGCTTGCATGTGGTGAATCTCTGAAAGTTGATCAAAGTTGAAACTGGGAAAATTATAGATGCCATTATGTTATGAATGCGTAAATAATTACTGTGACTGTGTGTGATGCTGTAGAAACATTACCATGCACTGGATTTATAGTGAAGTCTGGCGTGGTGGCAGTACTTCAAGTTCAACATTGGTGGACTACTAGActcttttaaataatttaagaacCTAATATTTCATAATCTAGTTAAGGAATTATATTATCCAAAATAACGAAGTCTATTTTGTTAtggatatatcatatataataagtTTTCCAAGAAGGACTTCGATACAAGAAAGTGTAGACTTTTGCTGGAATAGCGATGCAAGTTAGCTTCCTGAAGAGACTATGGTCTAATCTTTCGAAGAAGGAAAATACTTGACGTAcaagtacaaaattttatacataatgaCACGTGGTGCGTTTTAATTGGAATGGTCCCCCTTATTTACATCAACTACCCCAGTTAAAACCCATCATATCAAttacatgtcattatgtacaaatttcgTGCACCTAACACTACTCTTCCAAGAATCGGGGTGGTGGTTTTCCAGAAGAGTAGTATGAATTTACATAATTATAGCTCAGTATTACGCAAGAGTATACGTGTTCTCGAGTTGTGTGTATTCGA
Protein-coding regions in this window:
- the LOC108205483 gene encoding terpene synthase 10-like — protein: MASIIFPVSTLINFQRFTTCKPKAATACKSVITSAAETTKLPVPAEPIVRRSANYKPCLYDNNFLQSMKTEFKGEAVDARASELKEEVRMIFNNVAGPLEQLELIDQLQRVGVDYHYRDEINRALKSIHQNAETWEKDLHATALEFRLLRQHGHYISPEGFNKFTENGSFNKSIHSDVRGLLSLYEASYFSIQGESLMEEAWSFTSKLLKDCLKNINDLNLQMQVRHALELPLQWRIPRFDVKWNIDMYQRSGHVVVPAVLLEFAKLDFNIRQASNQEELKDLSRWWSRLDMGEKLPFARDRLVMSYLWSLAIAGEPHHKYGREVLTKIIELIGVYDDVYDIYGTLDELELFTDVTKRWDVNALNELPDYMKLCFLSLNNLVNDTTYDILKDQNVDVLTNQRKWYNDLFERYIVEARWYYTGYQPTLEEYLRNGFVSIGGPAVMLYAYIGTADPIRKEELEFIEDFPDIVRLACEVFRLSDDYGTTSDEQARGDVPSSVMCYMSDAGVSEEVSREHIMNLIREKWSQINKLRFSEKGNGPLSWRFVDTMLNLVRSGHCLYNAGEDGFSVEDVVAKESLVSLLVEPIPL